The Nostoc sp. 'Lobaria pulmonaria (5183) cyanobiont' DNA window TTCCGGTTTTCCAGTTCATCTAGTAGTTCTGTAACCACCTCTCGGATTGTCTCAACAGTATTTTCTGAAGCGGTTGTTGCTCCGCGAATAGCCCGCATTTGCCAGTCCACGCCAAAATCCTCCTTAAAACACAAAAGTGAGGAGTTAGGAGTTGAGAATGAGAAGTTAAGATTTTTAACTCATAACTTTTCATTCATAACCAAAGGCAGAGCATCTCCGGCTCCGCTCCTAACTCATATTAGGGTCGATATAACCACAGAGGTAAACCACTAGTAGACATTTCAAATTCGAGCCAATCAATACCAGCCCTAATTCCTGATGAAAATTGACGACTTCCGGGTAGAAAGCGGCTCAATAAAGGTTTACGCTCTTCTAGGGTATAGCAGAGAGTTTTTTCTGGATCGAGACCAACCAGTTCTGCTGTCCAACGACGGGCATCTTCTTCTGTGCCCAGGCGGTCTACAACACCCAAGGCTAGAGCTTGCTGTCCAGTAAAAATCCGGCCATCGGCGAAACTTTTCACAGTTTCTACCGTTAAAGAACGGCCCTCAGCTACTGTTTGGACAAACTGCTGATAACTTGTGTCAATCAACTCTTGCAGGATATTTTCTTCTGGTTGAGTCAGTTCCCGGTCAAAAGCCAAAATGTCCTTGTAAGGGCCAGACTTAATTACCTGGAAGGAAACACCGATTTTTTCTAGCAAGCGTTCCAAGTTATTTCCACGCAGAATCACACCAATGCTACCCGTAATCGTACCTGGGTTGGCGACGATGTGTTCGGCTCCCATGCCGATGTAGACTCCTCCAGAAGCCGAAATATTGCCAAAGCTAGCGACGATTTTGATTTTTTCGCGCAAACGCTTCAGGGCACTGTAGATTTCTTGAGAATCTCCGACTGTACCGCCAGGACTATCGATACGTAGCAATAATGCCGGAAACTTTTTTTCTTCTACAGTTTTCAGGGCTTCTAGGACGCGTTTGCGAGTAGCACCGGCGATCGCACCAGTAATTTCAATCCGCGCAATTTGTTTTCTAAACTTGGGCTTAAACGGCCAAACCATGAGCTCTCAACATGCCTCGTAATAAATTCAATATAAGATGCCCAACGGTCAGACGACCTGCTTTCCTCTGTTAAGAAACATGAGCAGGCATTGTACTCATCAGGATTTTAAGGAAATTTTTATATTTTTCAGTGAGTTTTATTTGATATTCTCAATTAAAGCTAATCAAATCCTTAAAGATTGCAGCTAGCACAAAATGCCAAATTCTAGTTTAGCGTTAACGTGATGATTTAGAAAGGCTATTTTAGCTATTTTGCCAAATTCAAAGTTCTCAATGCCTTGTTATTCTGGCTTTTTGAATGTTTGAGGACTGGTTTACTATGGTCGCGCACGTTTACTAGTTGTCAGTAATTAATAACTAATAACTAATGAATATATAAATATTTAATCAATCACTTCGACAGTTAATTTAATTAATAAAAATCCATTCAGCAACACTAATCTCTAGTTAAGTTAAGATCAGTAGTACTTTCACTCTTGGAAATATTACTTTTTCCTGTCTTCTACAGCCTAATAATCTCCTGATGAAGCTATTTTTGCTACTTAAGAATCTATCCGTAAAATTTGATATCGGTAGTAGACAAACATATCAAACAGTGCCCCAACGAAACTACAGGTCAAGCTAATTACAAATAATCCCCGTAGGGGAGTTCCACTACCAAAGGTGGCGAGAAAATGCATAATCTCAGTTGCGATCGCCTCGGTTAACTCTTGTAAACCAGGGAAGTGACCAATCAGGGATAGAAAGAGGAATCCGCCGCCAACAAAAAACATGGGAACGACAAAACTAAAAATGATTGTAAGTACTAGGGAGCGGAGAAAGTTAGTAAAAATAGTCATTTAAGACAAACTCCGTGAGTAGAGATGACAAAAGCAAGATAGCGGTTTGTCATTTTCTAGAATACGGGCGATCGCTCTTGAGCAGACAATCTGTCAAAAATCTTAAGTTTTCATTAAAATAAACGGCTAGTAGTTACAGCCCATGCTGGGGATAAAAAAAGCGACTTAAATCTACAAAAACCCTGCAAAATGGAGGTTATAGCCAAGGTTACTACTTATTTATTGCTTTGCAGCACGTTTAATAACAGCTTCATTTTCTGAGAGCATCTTTAATATAAGTTAATATTCAGTCTTCTTGGGGAAGTGGGGAGATGAGGGCAGAGGGGCAGGAGAGCAGGGGAGCAGGGGAGAAGTTGCAGTAAGTTTTTCCTCTTTGCCCCTTTGCACCTCTGCCTCTTATGCCCAATGCCCAATGCCCCATTCCCCATTCCCCATTCCCATGACTTCCGCTATTCTTAAGGCAGTTACGAGTTAGCTAGAGAACATTGAACCAGACTACATCCAAATCCAGTTTAGAGGAATGGAGTCAGCGGCTGCTGGCGGCAATTTTTCTGGGTGGGCAAGTACTAGTTCACCTATTGAGGGGCAAAATCCATCGGCGCAACACCTTAGAACAAATGGCAGCAGTTGGGCCAGATTCTTTATTTATTGCCCTATTAACGGCTATTTTCGTTGGCGCGGTGTTTACCATTCAGGTAGCGCGGGAATTTATCAACTTTGGCGCCGGAAACGTTATCGGCGGAGTGCTTTCTCTAGCTTTGACACGAGAACTCTCTCCCGTGTTAACAGCAGTGGTTTTGGCAGGACGAGTCGGTTCTGCCTTTGCAGCAGAAATCGGTACCATGCGAGTCTCAGAACAAATCGATGCCAT harbors:
- the sppA gene encoding signal peptide peptidase SppA — its product is MVWPFKPKFRKQIARIEITGAIAGATRKRVLEALKTVEEKKFPALLLRIDSPGGTVGDSQEIYSALKRLREKIKIVASFGNISASGGVYIGMGAEHIVANPGTITGSIGVILRGNNLERLLEKIGVSFQVIKSGPYKDILAFDRELTQPEENILQELIDTSYQQFVQTVAEGRSLTVETVKSFADGRIFTGQQALALGVVDRLGTEEDARRWTAELVGLDPEKTLCYTLEERKPLLSRFLPGSRQFSSGIRAGIDWLEFEMSTSGLPLWLYRP